The following DNA comes from Sphingopyxis sp. BSN-002.
CCGGAGCCGCGTCGGCTTGGCGCGTGACGGATGCCGCCGCGGCTGCTGCGGGCTTCGATGCCTTCTCGGTCAACGGCTTGTCGGCCGTCGGGATCGCGGCGGCGATCACGGTTGCGGCGACCGGTGCTTCGGCGACGGCGGTGGCCGGCAAGACGACCGGCACTGCGATGGCCGGGGCGGCGGTCTCATTGCCGTCCGGTTCGCCGGCTTCGGCGATGCCAGCGCCCTTGTCGCCAGCGGCGGGCGCAGCGGGCTTTGTCGGTGTCGCAACCGCGATCAGAAGCGTCGCGGCGGCCGCGGCGTCGACCGTATCGGCCACGGGACGGGCTTCCGTCTTCGGCGCAGCCGGGGTCTTGATCGGCGTTCCGGCGGGAAGCGCGTCGGCGGTTGCCTCGCCGGCGATCGGCTGGGGCAGCCCGAAGAGGGCAGCCGCCGGAGGCGCCGGCGTTACGGCCGGAACAGCCTGCGCTTCGACGCCGGACGCCATGATGCCTGCTGCCGCCACGGTCTGGATGCCGGGCTGTCCAGCGGCCGGGTTAGCCGCGTTCGGGATCGTCATTGTCGGGGTCTCCGTCGTCGCGGCTTCGGGCAGGCTCGCGAACAGCTGTTCGAAACCCGGCGCGTCGGTCGCGGTGCCAGCGGGCGCGGTCTGGCCGAGCGCGGCAAGGATCGACGCGAGTCCGGTCTGCGCCGGCGTCTGGGGAAGCGAGGCCATCATGCCGCGCCGCCGTCGAGCAGGCGGAGGCTCATCGCGCGGCGGCGATGCGGACGGTTGGCGTCGGTGCGGCGTTCCAGCTCGGCCTCGGCCGAACGGCGGCTGCGCTCGTAAAGGCGGACGGCCGATTCTTCCTTCACCATCGCGCTCTGGGCGATGATGCCGGCCTCGTCGCGGCGGACGCTGGCGTTGACGAGCGGCGTCGCGAGGTTTTCCTTCGCCATGTCGAGCCGCATGCCGAGTTCGCCGATGGTGTTGAGCGCGCGGCCCGCGACCGCACCTTTCGCCATCGCGAGATCGGCGCGCAGCGCCTCGAGGCGCTTCGACAATTCGACCAGGCTCGCGAGCTCGCCGGTGGCGCGCGCCAGATTGGCTTCGGCCATCTGATGTTCGACGGTGCGCACGCGGATGATACGTTTGCGGCGTGCGGTGCGGGCGTTCATGCGGAATATCCTTCAATCAGGGCTTGGCGGGAATTTTCGAAATCGACCTGGGCGTTCGCGGGCTGCGAGACGAAGGCGAGCTGGTGCGCGTGATGCGCGATTGCCTCGTCGAGCACCGGATCGGCGCCGGCGACATAGGCACCCATCAGCATCAGGTCGCGGTTCTCTTCATAGGCAGACCAGAGCTGGCGGAAGCGCGCCGCAGCGGCGGCATGGTCGGGATCGACCGAATCGGCCATCGTGCGCGACAGCGAACGCGCGACGTCGATCGCAGGATAGACGCCCTGTTCGGCGAGCGTGCGCGACAGGATGATGTGCCCGTCGACGATCGCGCGCGCGCTGTCGACGACCGGGTCGTCGATGTCGCCGCCATCGGCAAGGACGGTGTAAAGTGCGGTGATCGAACCCCCGGTCGCATTGTCGTTACCCGCGCGTTCGACGAGCGAGGGGATCAGCGCGAAGGTCGAGGGCGGATAGCCCTTCATCGTCGGCGGTTCGCCGAGCGTCAGCCCGATCTCGCGCTGCGCATGCGCGACGCGCGTCAGGCTGTCGATCAGGAGAAGCACTTTCTTGCCGTCGGCGCGGAAA
Coding sequences within:
- a CDS encoding flagellar hook-length control protein FliK — its product is MMASLPQTPAQTGLASILAALGQTAPAGTATDAPGFEQLFASLPEAATTETPTMTIPNAANPAAGQPGIQTVAAAGIMASGVEAQAVPAVTPAPPAAALFGLPQPIAGEATADALPAGTPIKTPAAPKTEARPVADTVDAAAAATLLIAVATPTKPAAPAAGDKGAGIAEAGEPDGNETAAPAIAVPVVLPATAVAEAPVAATVIAAAIPTADKPLTEKASKPAAAAAASVTRQADAAPVASTPAEVVEATRPQPVPATRAEPGTAKPVVDAGAAMTVLFAQPELQGGAPLIEAAKAAPLAERTLDMTSDDQWIAQLAADIAATKSDKGDISFRLMPRHLGRLDVSMLSGDEGVTLKLDTHHEATATIVQAAQPRLVEDLRQQGVRVADAQVTHTPAEAGRQQQNQSQGRSSAPDASHLIETAADQADPTHDERTADRRGRFA